The Brassica oleracea var. oleracea cultivar TO1000 chromosome C6, BOL, whole genome shotgun sequence genome includes a region encoding these proteins:
- the LOC106297868 gene encoding protein FAR1-RELATED SEQUENCE 5-like encodes MLDQDFPGSFETPVPNTLIDLVHRRVDVQVSYPTAWRGRRQAANEVRGTPEESFSLLHSYMYMLEKTNPDTVTRVVVDEANKFKYLIFALGASIEEFSAMRKVLIVDATHLKNIYGGVLLVAAAQDPDHHTYPIAFGVADGEKNDSWMWFMEQLKSVIGDVPGLVFLSDRNKSLINAVGVVFPQAAHGYCIWHLSQIVKGHVRNDRDTCAFKFMECAHAYTVAEFLNLYDAFRRRYPSAAEYLDKNVEEGKLARCYFEGDRYNVDTTNSVESFNGVIKEARKFTLIPMFDVIIAKMAEWFNKHRKEAAEIPPTPKLVPIVETKNVQKIVKGSDGKVYTVDMAMLTCSSASTFMTDKAGRELHLSEYCAKYYWVELWALAYHMTIYLVPHMSDWVIPEEVRALKVLPSDYDVKKGKLQQTRFPSAGESRGRRKRGRVSGRGRARGTGRARGKGMAAYFECGSASGSGV; translated from the exons ATGTTGGATCAAGATTTTCCCGGTAGTTTTGAGACACCAGTTCCCAATACTCTGATCGATTTGGTTCATCGCAGGGTTGATGTGCAGGTATCATACCCAACAGCATGGAGAGGAAGAAGACAAGCTGCTAATGAAGTGCGAGGAACTCCAGAAGAGAGCTTTTCTTTATTACACAGTTACATGTACATGCTCGAAAAGACGAATCCTGACACTGTAACTCGTGTGGTAGTGGATGAGGCCAACAAATTTAAGTATCTGATTTTTGCCTTGGGAGCTAGCATAGAAGAGTTCAGCGCGATGAGGAAAGTCCTCATTGTGGATGCAACACACCTCAAGAATATTTATGGTGGAGTTCTACTTGTTGCGGCTGCTCAAGATCCTGATCATCACACCTACCCAATTGCTTTCGGTGTCGCAGATGGTGAAAAAAATGATAGCTGGATGTGGTTTATGGAACAGTTGAAATCAGTGATAGGAGATGTCCCAGGATTGGTATTTCTTTCAGATAGAAACAAAAGCTTGATCAATGCAGTAGGTGTAGTGTTCCCTCAGGCCGCTCATGGGTATTGTATATGGCATTTGTCTCAAATTGTTAAAGGCCACGTCCGTAACGACAGAGACACTTGTGCATTTAAGTTTATGGAGTGCGCACACGCTTATACTGTAGCTGAGTTCTTGAACCTTTATGATGCTTTTCGCAGAAGGTATCCTTCTGCAGCGGAGTATCTTGACAAAAATGTTGAAGAGGGGAAATTGGCTAGATGTTACTTTGAAGGAGATAGGTACAACGTTGACACCACCAATTCAGTGGAATCTTTTAATGGTGTAATTAAGGAAGCAAGAAAGTTCACCTTGATACCAATGTTTGATGTGATCATTGCAAAAATGGCTGAATGGTTTAACAAACATAGGAAAGAGGCAGCTGAGATACCACCTACACCAAAGCTTGTGCCTATTGTGGAAACGAAAAATGTCCAAAAGAT TGTAAAAGGTAGTGATGGGAAGGTTTATACCGTTGATATGGCTATGCTGACTTGCAGCT CTGCCTCCACATTCATGACTGATAAAGCGGGAAGGGAACTCCATCTATCTGAGTATTGTGCTAAGTATTATTGGGTTGAGCTATGGGCTTTAGCTTATCACATGACAATATATCTTGTTCCTCATATGTCTGATTGGGTTATACCAGAAGAAGTTAGAGCACTGAAAGTACTTCCTTCGGATTATGATGTCAAGAAAGGAAAACTACAACAAACAAGGTTTCCATCAGCAGGAGAATCTCGTGGAAGAAGAAAAAGAGGCAGAGTGAGCGGCAGAGGGAGAGCCAGAGGCACGGGCAGAGCCAGAGGAAAAGGTATGGCGGCATATTTTGAATGTGGAAGTGCTTCGGGTTCAGGTGTTTGA